The genomic interval CATACCCACTGCTGATGGATTTCAGGCGATCATAAAAATCAAACACAATCTCATTCAACGGGAGCTTGTAAATCAACATCGCCCGCGATCCCACATAGTTGATTTCAACCTGTTGACCCCGGCGCTCTGTGCAGAGATTAATAATCCCCCCCATATAGTCATCCGGGGTCAAAATAGTTGCTTTAATCCATGGTTCATCAAGGCTTTCGATTTGAGTTGGATCAGGAAAATCTGCCGGATTATGTATCTTAAGCGTTTGTCCATTGCGTAAAGTCACATGATAAATAACACTAGGGGACGTCGTAACAATATCAAGATCAAATTCTCGCTCGAGACGTTCTTGGATAATCTCAAGATGCAGCATCCCTAGAAACCCACACCGGAATCCAAATCCAAGCGCCGCAGATGATTCAGTTTCATACTGAAAACTGGCATCATTAAGATGAAGCTTACCAAGAGCATCACGCATAACTTCAAAGTCATTAGCATCTACAGGAAATAGTCCACAAAATACCACAGGTACGCTGGGCTTGAATCCTGGCAGTGCTTCAGCGGTAGGTTTGCTATCATCCGTAATCGTATCACCCACGTTACAATCCGAAACATGCTTGATGCTTGCCGTAATAAACCCAAGTTCGCCCGGCCCCAAACTCTCAGTCATTATTTTTTTCGGTGTGGTATAACCCGTTCCATCCACTTGATACGCTGAACCATTGGACATCATGCGGATTTTCATACCACGCTTAATTGTTCCATCAATCACGCGCACCAAGATTATAACACCCAGATAGGCGTCATAGATACTATCCACTAACATGGCTTTTAAGGGTTTATCTACAGAGCCCGTAGGTGCAGGAATAAGACGTACAATTTCTTCTAAAACTTGCGCTATTCCTTGGCCTGTTTTGGCGGATACATTTATCGCTTCGGATGTATCAAGACCAATGACATCCTCAATTTGTTGCTTCACACGGTCAGGCTCAGCAGAGGGAAGATCAATTTTATTCAAAACGGGAATAATCGCGTGGTCGTTTTCGATGGCTTGATAGACATTAGCGAGTGTTTGTGCCTCCACCCCCTGACTTGCATCCACCACAAGAATAGACCCCTCACAGGCAGCTAAGGATCGGCTGACCTCGTATCCAAAGTCCACATGCCCAGGAGTATCCATAAGATTTAATTGATACTTACAGCCATCGTACGCCGTATAATCAAGGCGAACGGTCTGCGCCTTAATTGTAATACCCCGTTCGCGCTCGATGTCCATGCTATCAAGCATTTGTGCTTTAAATTCACGGTCAGTAATGGCACCACACGTCATAATAAGACGATCAGCAAGCGTGGATTTTCCGTGATCAATATGGGCAATAATTGAAAAGTTACGAATTTTGGTAATATCAACCATCGCGACAAATTCCCTCATGTTTTTGTGCCACAGCAGTAATAATCAAAGCTGAAAGATCAGAGATTTCAGCCTCAGTCAGTGTTGTCACTACCGGTTGAAATATCACACTCAATGCCACAGATTTCTTTCCCTGGGGAATGTTCTCACCAACATATACATCAAAGACCCGCACATCAGCAATAGTCCGTTTTGATACGGATCGCACTGTTGCAATCAAACCTCCGGCCGGCACGCTCTCGTGAAGCAAAAAAGCAAAATCCCTTTGAACAGATTGCAAATTTGTTACTTCATAAGCCTTGGGATTAGAAACACGCGCACGCGGCAAGGCGTCCACAAAAAGTTCGAATCCGACAACTGTCCCTTTAATATCGTAGTGACCAAGAACACGCGGGTGCAACTCACCAAAAACACCTACTGTAACTTTTGGCCCTAACATGAGAACGCCTGATCGTCCCGGATGAAAATAAGGAGGTGCCGTCCATCCAATTTGCATTGTTGCTGGATCAAGCCCCCACTCCGCAACCAATCCATAAAGCATTGCCTTGGCATCATATACACTGACAGCTTCAGGGTTTTTGTTGCGCCAGCTGCCCTCAAAAACACGCCCCCCAAGCACACCGGAAACATGGCGTTCCTGACGATTTTTGTAATGAGAGCC from Alphaproteobacteria bacterium carries:
- the lepA gene encoding elongation factor 4, which encodes MVDITKIRNFSIIAHIDHGKSTLADRLIMTCGAITDREFKAQMLDSMDIERERGITIKAQTVRLDYTAYDGCKYQLNLMDTPGHVDFGYEVSRSLAACEGSILVVDASQGVEAQTLANVYQAIENDHAIIPVLNKIDLPSAEPDRVKQQIEDVIGLDTSEAINVSAKTGQGIAQVLEEIVRLIPAPTGSVDKPLKAMLVDSIYDAYLGVIILVRVIDGTIKRGMKIRMMSNGSAYQVDGTGYTTPKKIMTESLGPGELGFITASIKHVSDCNVGDTITDDSKPTAEALPGFKPSVPVVFCGLFPVDANDFEVMRDALGKLHLNDASFQYETESSAALGFGFRCGFLGMLHLEIIQERLEREFDLDIVTTSPSVIYHVTLRNGQTLKIHNPADFPDPTQIESLDEPWIKATILTPDDYMGGIINLCTERRGQQVEINYVGSRAMLIYKLPLNEIVFDFYDRLKSISSGYASFDYEMTDYQEADLVKVSVLVNAEPVDALAFMSHRSQAEARGRRLCERLKDLIPRHMFKIPVQAAIGGKIIARETIAAMRKDVTAKCYGGDVSRKRKLLEKQKAGKKKMRQFGKVEIPQSAFLEALKMGDD